The following coding sequences are from one Gemmatimonadaceae bacterium window:
- a CDS encoding SCO family protein, translating to MRVGSRTVLLGVVAAAWLAGCDATRDTIDRLRGQPLVLGAVIDPAVPRPDVTMTSTDGAPFDFGKRTRGRVTFITFGYTHCPDVCPVHMANIAAALKQLPASDRGRVTVVFVTTDPARDSLPQLRQWLDSFNHAFIGLRGTDAQLAAMEQAFHIPPAQREALPGGGYAVSHSAEVFAFTPDDSAHVIYLPGMTIADYVHDIPRLLRDVY from the coding sequence ATGCGGGTCGGGTCTCGAACGGTGCTCCTGGGCGTGGTCGCGGCGGCGTGGCTGGCCGGATGCGACGCGACGCGCGACACGATCGACCGGCTGCGGGGGCAGCCGCTGGTGCTGGGCGCGGTGATCGATCCTGCCGTGCCGCGGCCCGACGTGACGATGACGAGCACGGACGGGGCGCCGTTCGACTTCGGCAAGCGGACCAGAGGGCGCGTCACCTTCATCACGTTCGGGTACACGCACTGTCCCGACGTCTGCCCGGTGCACATGGCCAACATCGCCGCGGCGCTCAAGCAGTTGCCGGCCAGCGATCGCGGCCGGGTGACGGTGGTGTTCGTCACCACCGATCCGGCGCGCGACTCGCTGCCGCAACTCCGGCAGTGGCTCGATTCGTTCAACCACGCGTTCATCGGCCTGCGGGGCACCGACGCGCAACTGGCGGCCATGGAGCAGGCGTTCCACATTCCGCCGGCGCAGCGCGAGGCGCTGCCCGGCGGCGGCTACGCCGTGTCGCACTCGGCGGAGGTGTTCGCCTTCACCCCCGACGACAGCGCGCACGTGATCTACCTCCCGGGGATGACGATCGCCGATTACGTCCACGACATTCCGCGTCTCCTGAGAGACGTCTACTGA
- a CDS encoding copper chaperone PCu(A)C yields MRRFLLLALTLAAAGGCRVVPVDQGGAMGWTRGYLVTPAAGSPAVLYLWVTNPTSQADTVIGVRTPIAARAEVHRDMPMGNGMSHMTPVAELPVPAHDTLRFAPGGLHIMVVDLTRPIARGDSARVTVTFRRAGDVAGWARVIGYVDVDTAVVQPAHGGG; encoded by the coding sequence ATGAGACGATTCCTGCTTCTGGCGCTGACGCTCGCCGCGGCCGGTGGATGCCGGGTGGTGCCCGTGGATCAGGGCGGCGCCATGGGGTGGACGCGCGGGTATCTCGTGACTCCTGCCGCCGGGTCGCCCGCCGTGCTCTACCTGTGGGTCACGAATCCCACGAGCCAGGCCGACACCGTGATCGGGGTGCGGACGCCGATCGCCGCCCGCGCCGAGGTGCACCGCGACATGCCGATGGGCAACGGGATGTCGCACATGACGCCGGTGGCGGAGCTTCCCGTGCCGGCGCACGACACGCTGCGGTTCGCGCCGGGCGGCCTGCACATCATGGTGGTCGATCTCACGCGGCCGATCGCGCGGGGCGACTCGGCCCGGGTGACGGTGACCTTCCGGCGCGCCGGCGACGTCGCGGGGTGGGCGCGCGTAATCGGCTACGTGGACGTGGACACGGCGGTGGTGCAGCCCGCGCACGGCGGGGGCTGA